From Chloroflexaceae bacterium:
TGTTCCTGCTCCAGAACCATGATTTTCTGCAGCGCCTGCCCGTAGCTCAACTGCGGGATGGGGAAGCCGGTGAGCTTAATGGAGAGGAACGTCACCGGGATCAGGTAGGCGGTGATCAGAATGATGTACTGGGCCACCTGGGTCCAGGTCACCGCCTTCATACCGCCGAGGAACGAGCAGACCAGCACGCCGGAGAGGCCGAGCACCACGCCAAGCCGGTAATCCACGCCGACGAAGCGCTGCATAATCAGGCCCACGCCCACCACCTGGGCTGTCACATAGGTAAGGCTCACGATAATGGCGCAGATGGCGGCGACGACGCGGGCGGTATTGCCGCCATAGCGAGCGCCCACGAAGTCAGGGATGGTGTACTGGCCGAACTTGCGCAGGTACGGCGCGAAGAGCAGGGCCAGCAGCACGTAGCCGCCGGTCCAGCCCATAATGTAGGCCAGGCCGTCATAACCGATGAGGAAGAGCGTACCGGCCATCGAGATGAAGGAGGCGGCGCTCATCCAGTCGGCGCCGGTGGCCATGCCGTTGAACACAGCCGGCACGTTGCGCCCGGCGACATAGTACTCATCGAGCAGCTTGGTGCGCGAGATGATGCCGATGGTGGCATACAGCGCCATGGTCAGCAGCAGGAAGATCCAGCCGATGATCCGCGACGGCAGGCCGGCAAAGACCTCCAGCAGCAGCATGACGGCCGATACGAGGAGAAAGCCGATGGTAAACAGCCCATAGTACCGCGCCATCTTGTTGCGGAAGACGCTCTGGGCGCTCGAGGAAGAGACTGCCATGGTCACACTCCTGACACTTGTAACACCACTCGTCAGCGGATGGCCCGTGGAGAGCGAGCCGCGGCTGGCCGGCTCTGGCGGTGACTCCGTCGTTCAACCACGGGGCGCACAAATGCAACTGAGCGCGAAACCGATTGCGTCGAGCAGCGATGCTTCTTAAAGATGGCGCGGCGCTAGCGGTCGCGGTCACTCAGGCCGTACTTCGCGTCAAGCCGGTTCATGGCAAAGGCGTAGTAGAAGATGAGGATCACGAACACCACCAGCGATCCCTGCGAGCCCATATAGTAGCCCAGGGGGAAGCCGGCGATCACGATGTTGTTCAACTGATTGACGAACAGCACCGGCACATACGAGACCGCGAACCAGATGATGACCAGCGTGGTGATCAGGCGAAGGTTCTCCCGCCAGTAGAGCCTGGCGCGCTCCTCGGCGGGCAGCTTGGTGAGGTCGGTCATTGAGGGCCTCCTTGCTCGCTACGTCCGGCGCTTCCTGGCGCCTTCCATTGCGCAATCGCATCCGTTTCCCGAAGCCATCCGGTTTCGGCGGACACGGACGAGCCATCCCGGCGCGACGAACGTGGTACGCGTCGAGATGCGAGAAGCAGCCGCGTTCTGCGGCGCACCTCTCAGAACCGATGTTTCGGGTTATTCGATGGATTGCTCGGTGGTAACAGCCTACCAGAGCTTTTTCATGCGCGTTTAAGATTTGTGTAAAGTTTCTGTAAAGCCTGAGGCGAGCGAGGGACTCCAGGCCCTGCAGCGGGGGTATGACAAAACCTGGTTTCTCCGTACTCCTCATGGCGGCGGGGCGCCGCCAATCCCGAACCAGTGTTCGTTCAGCCGCGCGAAGAAGCCGTCGCGCTGCAAATCATCGAGGATGCGGTTGACCTCGGCTTCGAGCCGGAAGGCCGAACGGGGGAAGGCCAGGACCAGGGGTTCGCTGGTCAGGGCGCCGACGATGCGCAGATCCGCACGGCCCTGGGTGGCCTCCAGCGCCGTCACCATGTCGGTAATGACCGCGTCGAGCTGGCCCGCTCGCAGGTCGGCCAGAGCATCGGCGGGGTCGTCGTAGTTCTGGCGAAGCCTGAAGTTCGCCCCTGCGCGCAGCAGGCGCCGGGCGAGGGCGTCAGCGTCGGCGCCCAGAGCCACGCCCACCGTCTGGCCGCTCAGATCGGCGACCCCGGCGATGGGCGCCCCGGCAGGCGCGACCAGAACCTGCCCCGCGTCGAAGTAAAAGCGTGAGAAACGGGCGCGGAAGCCCTGTTCGGGGGCGTAAGGCAGCGCCGAGGCGATCATATCCGCCCGACCGCTCACCAGGCTGTCGTAGAGCGCGTCGAAGCCCGTGGGCACGAACTCGACCTTTACCCCCAGTTCCGCGGCGATGGCCCGGGCCAGGTCAATGTCGTAGCCGATCACTTCCCCATCCCGCTCAAAGGCAAACGGGCGGAAGCCCACGTCGGTCGCCACCCGCAACGTCTCTCGACGTTGCATTGCTGTCCAGACCGGGTCGAGGGGCGGCGCCCCCCGGGGGCCGCCTGCGGCGCTCCACGCCAGCAGCGCGTACAGCGCCAGCACGCCCAGGGCCATCCCGTCCACCAGCGCATCACGCTGCCATCGAGGCGGGCGACTCATCATATTCTCATTATCGTTCCTTGATTCTCACAGATGGCTGAAGTATACTTCACAGTAACAACCTTGCTTCCGCGTAGTCCGGCACTACGCAGAAGAGGACTGAACTGCTCACCTGATCCCATCACGCGCGTAATCTGCACCGCCGCACCGGAGAAGCCTGTAAAGACGCTTCTTGAGTAGCAACATTCTCGTCTCTTTGCGGCGCTGCGCGAACAAGGGAACGTGCATGGAAGAGCCTCGCGAGCAGCAACCCGTTGCAGCCCCGCCCCACCCCGCCTCACTCTACGGTGACGGGCCGCCACCGGGGATGTACGTCGCAAGTCCCGCGCCCTCGGCGCCCGGCGTGGCCGCGCGGGTGGCGCGCTTGCTCTTCCATCGCGCCTTCTGGTACGCTGAACAGCTCTGGCTGGTGGCCCGCCCGAATCTGGGCTGGATCATCCTCACCACCTTCCTCCTGGGCGTGATAGGTTTCCTCAGCCTGTTGCTGATCCTGCCGCGGCTCACCCGTGAGCAGCCGGCGGATATCCGCGTCGCCTGGCTCCAGCCCGCCCCCGCGGTCGTGGATTTCCTGCGCGGCCAGCAGACCTACGACGCCGATCTGATGTGGAACTCCTTCAGCCCCAGTTTCCAGGAGTCGTTGCAGGCGCGCGACTTCACGCGCGATGTCCTGGCCGAACAGATGGAACAGGAACGGCGCAACGGGCAGCGCTACCGCAAGTTTGAGTACATTGGCGGCGTCAGGCTCCCCGATAACCAGGCGATGTATTTTTACGTCGTGGAAGTGTCAGTTCCCCGGAGCGCTCGCACGCGCTCGATTTCCTTCGTCTTCACCGTGGACCGAGACGGCAAGATTGTCGCCATCGAGTAAGCGCGCTGGCGCGTATCTGGAAGTGGAGAACACGCATGGCCATTGAGCCCTACCGCCCCAACGACGCACAATACCGCGATGATTTCGATCGCGAGCTCGACAAGAAGCTGGATAAGCTCTTCTACCGCTGGCAGTGGAAGCTCTTCCGCTTCGTCCGCACGCTGATCTTCATTGCGATCGGGATCTGGCTGGCGACCAACTTGCTGCCCCCGGTGTTCGAGACCATTCTGTCGGGCAACCTTGGCCCGATGATCCTGCAATTCATCCCTGTCGCTATTTACCTGTTCTTCTTCATTGGCTTTCAGTTCTTTCTCATGTACTACTTTATGGCCCGTACCCGCATCTACTGGGTAAAGCCAGGCGAGACGGGCATCAGTTTCAAGGACTACCGCGGCAACCCCGAGGTGCTGGAGGCGGCGCGGCGGGTGGTGACGCTGCTGAAGGGGGCCAAGGAGTTCAAGAAGATGGGCGGCGAGGTGACCCGCGGCATTCTGCTGATCGGGCCGCCCGGCACCGGCAAGAGCTACCTGGCGCAGGCCATTTCAACCGAGGCGGGGGTGCCCTTTGGCTATCTCAGCGCCCCATCGTTGCAGTCGGCCTGGATGGGGATGGGTAACATCAAGGTGATGAACCTGTACCGCAAGGCTCGTCGCTTCGCTCGCGAGTATGGGGCCTGCATTATCTTCATTGATGAAATTGACGCCATCGGCGGCGCCCGCTCGACCAGCCTGATGGGTACCGGCGCCGCCGGGATGGAGGGCGCCGCCGCTGGCGGTTTGCACAGGGTGGTGATGGGCATCGGCGGCATCATGGGCGGCGGCAACGGCATTCTCAATGAACTGCTGCTGCAGATGGACCCGCCGCCCCAGGATAGCTGGTGGGGCAAGCTGTTGCGCACCCTGCGGCTCCGCAGCGGCAAGCCCGATATGCCCCCCGTGCTCACGATGGCGGCCACCAACCTGGCCGAGACGCTCGACGCCGCCTTGCTCCGTCCGGGCCGCTTCGACCGCAAGATCGCCGTTGAACCGCCGGATGCCGATGGGCGCCGCGAGGTGATCGAGTACTACCTCAGCAAGGTCAAGCACGAGCCGATGCCCATCGACCGCATGGTTTCCGATACCATCGGCTACACCCCGGTGGCGATCAAGTACTGCATCAACGAAGCTACCATTCACGCCCACTTCGACGGTCGCGCCGCCATCAACTACTGGGACTTCACCCGCGCCCGCGAGACCCACGAGTGGGGCCTGCGCCAGCCCATCCGCAGCATGTCCTATGAGGAGCGCCGCCGCATCGCCTACCACGAAGCCGGACATGCCTACGCCATGGTCAAGCTGCTCAAGAAGGAGCGGCTCACCAAAGTTACCATCGTGCGTCACGGCACCGCCCTCGGCTTTGCCGCATGGAAGCCGGAGGAAGAGATCCACACCCGGACCAAGGACGAGTTGCTTGACCGGATCAAGATCAGCCTGGCCAGCCGCGCTGCCGAGGAACTCTTCCTGGGCATTCAGATGAGCGGCGTGACCAGCGACCTGCAGAGCGCCACCGGCCTGGCGGCGATGATGGTCGGGGCCTACGGGATGGATGAGAGCTTCTTCTCCTACCTCACCTTTGGCATGCAGGGCCTGAACGCGCCGGACATTAAGCCGCGCATTGAGGCTATTCTGCAGGAGCAGTACCGCCAGGTGAAGAGCCTGCTCGAGAACAACCCCGAGGCGGTCATCGCCATTGCCGAGGCGCTTATCCTGCGCAACGAGTTGACCGACATTGACGTGAAGGAGATCCTTGATCGGGTTGAGGCCGAGCATCCCTTCACGCCGATCAGCGCCCGCAGGGAGCGCGCGGCCTTCGGTTTCGCTGCGGCTGCCCGCGCGCAGAGCAGCGGCGCTCTGGTGCGCCGGCGCCGCGAGGCGCGACCTGGCGCCCTGCCGGCGCCCGGCACGATTATCCTCGATGCCGAGCAGCGCCGCGACGAGAGTACAGGCGTCATCTGATCCCCGTGCTGCCTGCCGGTTTCTCGGCATTTCCACGCCCGGCTCCTCTCCTTAACACGGGGAGGAACCGGGCGCCATCTCCTGACCGAAGAGGGTTGGGGAGGAAGTGGGGGTATAGCGAAAAACGTTGTTTACAAACTACTAAGGCCTGATCACTACAGAGAGCGCAGAGAGTTGCAGACGTCCATCCTCTGCGCTTCTCTGTGTCCTCTGCGGCAAGTCCGAACACGTTCCAGGCTGCCCCCCTCGGAACCGCGCCCTGCTTTTCGTTTCTGGCAATACCGGTATTGTAAGATAGCACTACTGCTTTTGGAAGGGATTGCCCTTACGCGACCCGGAGGGTCACTCGAGAGCGTATCCCTCTGACTGCGCGTGTTCATACCAGCCTCAAACGGGAGTCTCCCACGTGGTCACGGAACTGGAAGCTGAAGTTGCGCGCCTGCGGCGCATGCTGGAACGGCGCGACGCGATCATCACCGCGCTCGCCGAGGTGGCGCGATTGTTGTCGGTTCATCTTGATCCCCGAACGCAGATGTCGCAGATGCTCGCCGTGCTGGGAGAGGCGGTCCAGGTCAGCCGGGCCTATATCTTCGTGGACCTCACGCCGGATGACGATCACGCCGTGATAAGCCAGGTGGCGGAGTGGGTGGCGCCGGGAATTACGCCGCAGATTGACAATCCCGAGTTGCAGAACCTGCCTTTCACCGAGGCGGGCTTTGGGCGCTGGGAGCGCCTGCTGAAGCAGAACGGGGTCGTCTACGGCAGGGTGGCTGATTTTCCGGCTTCCGAGCAGAAGTTGCTGGAGGTGCAGGACATCCTTGCACTGGTCGCAGCGCCAATTTTCGTTGGGCAGCGCTGGTGGGGATTTGTGGGCTTTGACCACTGCACCGTGGCCCATAGCTGGGAGGCGGTCGAGGTAGAGGCCTTGCGCAGCGCGGCGGTGATGTTTGGCGCCGCGCTCTACCGCCGCGAGACGGAGGATCGCATGCTGGCGGCCCAGCGCGAGGCCCTGCGCGAATTGTCCACGCCACTCATACCAATCACCGATGACGTGGTGATTATGCCGCTGATCGGAGTGATTGACAGCAGCCGGGCGCACATGGTGATGGAGACCCTCCTCGATGGGGTGACGCGGCAGCAGGCCCGTCTGGTTATCCTGGACATCACCGGCGTTCCGGTGGTGGACAGTCAGGTGGCGCAGGCGTTGATCCAGGCGGCGCAGGCGGTGAAGCTGCTGGGCGCGCGGGTGATGCTCACCGGCATCCAGCCTCAGATCGCCCAGACGCTGGTGCATCTCGGCGTGGATCTGAGCGGCATCCAGACCCAGAGCAGTTTGCAGGCGGGCATCGCAGTGGCGTTGCAGGGGTAGAACTGCCCGGGCGGAGTGGCGCAGCGCCCCCGGTTCTGCGGGCGCAGTCTGAAGGGTTGCGCTTGCGGTCGCTGCATGGGGCGGCGTTACCACAGACGTCCCTGGATCGTCTCATCGGGGTCGGGAGGGGGCTGGCGCTCGACGTAGGGTGTGCCGAGGTGGGCGTAGGCCCGGCGCGTGGCGATGCGCCCGCGGGGGGTGCGTTGCAGGAAGCCCAGTTGCAGCAGGAACGGCTCGTAGACATCCTCGATGGCGTCCACTTCTTCCGCCAGGGCCGCCGCGAGGGTAGCAACCCCTACCGGGCCGCCGTTGAACAGGTCAATGATTGCCCGCAGCAGGCGGCGGTCGTTCTCATCGAGGCCAAGCTCATCCACTTCGAGCTGGCTCAGGGCGGCGCGGGCCACGGGCAGATCAATCGTCCCTTCGGCCACGACCTGGGCATAGTCGCGCACGCGCCGCAGCAGGCGGTTGGCGATCCGTGGCGTGCCACGGGCGCGCCGCCCCAGTTCGTAGGCGGCCTCGGGGCTGATCGCCACTCCAAGGATGCGCGCCGAGCGCATCACGATGTCGCGCATGGCTTCGTCGGAGTAGAACTCCAGGCGGTGCGGGGCCACAAAGCGGTCGCGGAGGGGCGAGGTGAGCAGGGCCAGGCGGGTCGTCGCGCCGATGACGGTGAAGCGGGGCAGTTTCAAGCGCAGATTGCGCGCGCCGGGGCCCTTGCCGACGATGAGGTCGAGGGCAAAATCCTCCATTGCCGGGTAGAGCACTTCTTCCACAGCGCGGTTGAGGCGATGGACTTCATCAATAAATAGGATGTCGTTCTTCTGGAGGTTGGTAAGAATGGCGGCCAGATCGCCAGCGCGTTCGATGGCCGGGCCGCTGGTGACCTTGATGGCCACGCCCATCTCGTTGGCGATCACATTGGCCAGCGAGGTCTTCCCCAGGCCGGGGGGGCCGTAGAAGAGCGTATGGTCGAGAGGTTCGGCGCGGGCCTTTGCCGCAGCGATGGCAATACGCAGTTGGTCCACCACCTTCTCCTGGCCGATGAATTCAGCCAGGGTGCGCGGGCGCAGGCTCTTCTCGGCCTGAGGGTCGTCACCCGCGCGTTTGGGGCTGAGCAGGCGCTCGGTCTCGTCCATGTATTCCTCGCACAGACGTTTCGCCGTGCATTATAACACGGCAAGAGCGGGGCGGCCCGTCTCGCCGTGCTCGACCGGGGCTTGAGGGAACCAAAAAATCCGGCAGGCGCGGCGCCTACAGTGAGCGACGGGGTCGCCGTCTCACGATGCCGCACCTGCCGGGTTGTATTTTCCCGTAGCGATCCCCTCCTGTGGCGTCAGCGTTGCTCAACCGTTCGTCCTGCTGAAACGATCTCGGCGAGGGCGCGGAACATATCGCTCTCGGTGATAATGCCGACAATCAGCCCCTCATCATCAACCACTGGCAGACTGCCGATGCTATGATTGGCCATGAGCAACGCCGCTTCCTCGATCGGCGTATCTGGCTTTACCCGGAAAACATCACGCGACATCACCTCAGAGACCTCCATCCCCGCGTGGAGGTAACGTGAGGCTGCCAGCAGGAGATCACGCTCGGCGAGGATGCCTACCAGCCGGCCATTCGCATCGGTGACGGGAAGATGGCGGAGTCGGTGGTACTGCATGATGCCGAGCGCAGACAAGGCGCTCGACTCTGGTTCAATGGTTACCGGGTGGGCACTCATCCGATCGCGGACCAGCATGGTCTCGCTCCTTTCTGGCGGAGCACACCGCCCGGCACAAAGGCGGCAATGCGTCCTGCCCTGCCTGTATCTCGCTCATCCATTTCTGTGCTCTTTTTCCATCCTACAGCCCGCCGGAGGTTTCAGGGAGAAGAAACGTTAAGCCTCTGTGGATATCTCTTACCGTTTGACTGCCCCGCGCGGCGCACCATCGTGGGGGCGATGCTGCCTGGTTGTCGGGAAGGAGGTAAGATCCTCACAAAGAACGATAGCCGCTGCGGGGGGGTGGAGTATGATTGACTCGCTTGCGTTCCGAGATCCCACACCTCACCCCTGTGAGGTCCGGGTTGCCCGTGGAGGTGTCGAATGATGCAGCCCGTCATTCGGTTGGGAGGCCTGGCAGGCATCGCGCTGTTGTTGTTGGGCGGATGTGCTGTGCCAGGGTCGTTCGCGCCGACCCCCACCCCCGTGCCCGAGGTTGAGAACGTGGCGCCGCGAGTGGTGGCCGATGGGCGGATCGTGCCGATACGTAGCGCTGAACTGCGCTTTCTGACCGCTGGCGTGGTCGAGGCGATCCTGGTAGAGGAAGGCCAGAGGGTGGCCGCTGGCGCGCCACTGGCGCGGCTCGACGGCGCGGAGCTTGCCGTAGCGGTGGAACAGGCGCGCGCGGCGCTCGATGAGGCCCGTGCCCAGTACGACCTGCTGCGGGAGCCGGCTGACCCGGAGGCGGTTGCCGCCGCCGAGGCGCAGCTTGCCCAGGCCGAGGCCCTTGCCCGGCAGGCGCGCGGGCGGGTGACGTCCGCCGATATACGGGCTGCGCGCGACGAGCTGGCACAGGCGCGCGCCCTGCTGGCGCGGCTGCTCGCCGGGGCGCGGAGCACCGAGGCCGAGCAGGCCCGCGCTGCTCTGGCGCAGGCGGAGGCCAACCTGGAGGCTCAGCGGGCCACCCTGTCGGCAGCCAAACTCGCCGCCGAGACGCGCCTGAGCCAAGCCGCCAATGCCCTGCGTGACGCCCAGGACGCCTATTCGCGCATCTACTGGGAGAACGTTGAGCTGGAAAAACTGCGGAGTGAGTTGCCCCAGGCGCGCCGCGACGCCGAGGCCGCGGCGCGCCGCGCCGTCGAGAACGGGCAGGCCGCGCTGGCGCAGGCGCAGGTGGATCTGGAGCGCGCCCGTGAGGCCGAGCGCAGCGGCATCGCCGCCGCCGAGGCCCAGGTGCGCGAGGCCGCCGCGCGCCTGGAGCAGGTGCTGGCGGGAGCGGATGCCGACCAGATCGCGGCCGCCCGCGCCCGTGTCAGCGCTGCTGAGGCGGCCCTGGCGCGCCTCACTGGTGAGGCGCGCGCTGGCGAAGTGGCAGCGGCCGAAGCTGCTGTGGCCCAGGCCCGTGCGGCTCTGGAACAACTCACTACCCCGCCGCGCACGCCTGAACTGGCCGCCGCCGAGGCCCGCGTCCGCGCCGCTCAGGCCGCGCTACGCCAGGCCGAATTGACCCTCGAACGCGCGACCCTCGCCGCGCCCTTCGCCGGCACGGTGGTGCAGATCAACTTGAAAGTCGGCGAACAACCCTCGCCGAACGAGCCAGCCGTCGTTCTGGCCGATTTCAGCGCCTGGCGCGTTGAGACCAGCGATCTGACGGAGCTTGATGTGGTGAATGTGCGGGTCGGCGATCGGGTGACGCTTACGTTCGACGCTCTGCCCGATCTCACCCTGTCCGGTACGGTAACGAAGATGCAGGCCCTGGGCAAGACCTACCAGGGCGACGTGATCTACACCGTCACCGTTGAGCCGCAGCAGTGGGACGAGCGCCTGCGCTGGAACATGACCGCCACGGTGACCATTGAGGGTGAGTGATCGGCCGCCGGGCGCGCCCGGTTGCCAGCGATCGGCGGAGCCGCTTATGCTCAGCTTCAAGAACCTCCTGCGCCGGAAGGTGCGTACCGCCCTGACCATCCTGGGAGTCGCCGTGGGCGTCGCGGCCGTGGTGGTGCTCTCGGCCTTTGGGGAGGGCATGGCCAGTGGGTTTGGCGCCGTGGGCGGCGGCGCCGACGCCGACCTGCTGGTGAGCCAGAAGGACGCGGTGATGATCATCGTCGGCGCGATTGACGAAGAGGTGGGCGCAGAGATCGCCGCCATGCGCGGCGTGGCCGAGGTCAGTGGCGCAGTGGTGGGCATCCTGCAACTGCCCGAGTCGCCATACTTCCTGGTGACCGGCGAGGACCCGCGCGGCTTCGGGATGCGCCGCTATCAGATCATCGCCGGGCGGCCCATCAGCGCGAAGCGCGAGGTGATGCTGGGCCGCAAGAGCGCCGAGAGCCTGAACAAGCGCGTTGGCGACAAATTCCGCATTAACGACATCAGCTACCATGTGGTTGGCATTTACGAGACGGGGTCGAGCTTCGAGGATAATGGGGCAGTGATCCACCTGGCCGATGCGCAGCGGGCATTCGACAAGCGTCGCCAGGTGAGCTACTTCAAGCTCAAGTTGCGCGATCCACGCGACCGGGAGGAGGTGCGGCGGGCGATTGAGAGCCGCTGGCCCACGCTGGCGGTCACCGCTTCGGGTGAGGCGACCGCCCAGGACGAACTGTTGGATATTTACCGCGCCATGGGCTGGGTGGTCGGGCTGTTCGCGATACTGGTCGGCGGCCTGGGGATGATGAATGCCCAGCTTATGAGCGTGTTTGAGCGCACCCGCGAGATCGGGGTGCTGCGGGCCATGGGCTGGCGGCGGCGGCGGGTTATGCAGCTCATTCTTGGCGAGGCGTTGCTGCTGGCCCTGGTGGGCGGG
This genomic window contains:
- a CDS encoding AAA family ATPase, whose translation is MAIEPYRPNDAQYRDDFDRELDKKLDKLFYRWQWKLFRFVRTLIFIAIGIWLATNLLPPVFETILSGNLGPMILQFIPVAIYLFFFIGFQFFLMYYFMARTRIYWVKPGETGISFKDYRGNPEVLEAARRVVTLLKGAKEFKKMGGEVTRGILLIGPPGTGKSYLAQAISTEAGVPFGYLSAPSLQSAWMGMGNIKVMNLYRKARRFAREYGACIIFIDEIDAIGGARSTSLMGTGAAGMEGAAAGGLHRVVMGIGGIMGGGNGILNELLLQMDPPPQDSWWGKLLRTLRLRSGKPDMPPVLTMAATNLAETLDAALLRPGRFDRKIAVEPPDADGRREVIEYYLSKVKHEPMPIDRMVSDTIGYTPVAIKYCINEATIHAHFDGRAAINYWDFTRARETHEWGLRQPIRSMSYEERRRIAYHEAGHAYAMVKLLKKERLTKVTIVRHGTALGFAAWKPEEEIHTRTKDELLDRIKISLASRAAEELFLGIQMSGVTSDLQSATGLAAMMVGAYGMDESFFSYLTFGMQGLNAPDIKPRIEAILQEQYRQVKSLLENNPEAVIAIAEALILRNELTDIDVKEILDRVEAEHPFTPISARRERAAFGFAAAARAQSSGALVRRRREARPGALPAPGTIILDAEQRRDESTGVI
- a CDS encoding DUF4212 domain-containing protein is translated as MTDLTKLPAEERARLYWRENLRLITTLVIIWFAVSYVPVLFVNQLNNIVIAGFPLGYYMGSQGSLVVFVILIFYYAFAMNRLDAKYGLSDRDR
- a CDS encoding HlyD family efflux transporter periplasmic adaptor subunit yields the protein MPGSFAPTPTPVPEVENVAPRVVADGRIVPIRSAELRFLTAGVVEAILVEEGQRVAAGAPLARLDGAELAVAVEQARAALDEARAQYDLLREPADPEAVAAAEAQLAQAEALARQARGRVTSADIRAARDELAQARALLARLLAGARSTEAEQARAALAQAEANLEAQRATLSAAKLAAETRLSQAANALRDAQDAYSRIYWENVELEKLRSELPQARRDAEAAARRAVENGQAALAQAQVDLERAREAERSGIAAAEAQVREAAARLEQVLAGADADQIAAARARVSAAEAALARLTGEARAGEVAAAEAAVAQARAALEQLTTPPRTPELAAAEARVRAAQAALRQAELTLERATLAAPFAGTVVQINLKVGEQPSPNEPAVVLADFSAWRVETSDLTELDVVNVRVGDRVTLTFDALPDLTLSGTVTKMQALGKTYQGDVIYTVTVEPQQWDERLRWNMTATVTIEGE
- the ruvB gene encoding Holliday junction branch migration DNA helicase RuvB, coding for MDETERLLSPKRAGDDPQAEKSLRPRTLAEFIGQEKVVDQLRIAIAAAKARAEPLDHTLFYGPPGLGKTSLANVIANEMGVAIKVTSGPAIERAGDLAAILTNLQKNDILFIDEVHRLNRAVEEVLYPAMEDFALDLIVGKGPGARNLRLKLPRFTVIGATTRLALLTSPLRDRFVAPHRLEFYSDEAMRDIVMRSARILGVAISPEAAYELGRRARGTPRIANRLLRRVRDYAQVVAEGTIDLPVARAALSQLEVDELGLDENDRRLLRAIIDLFNGGPVGVATLAAALAEEVDAIEDVYEPFLLQLGFLQRTPRGRIATRRAYAHLGTPYVERQPPPDPDETIQGRLW
- a CDS encoding ABC transporter substrate-binding protein, with the protein product MSRPPRWQRDALVDGMALGVLALYALLAWSAAGGPRGAPPLDPVWTAMQRRETLRVATDVGFRPFAFERDGEVIGYDIDLARAIAAELGVKVEFVPTGFDALYDSLVSGRADMIASALPYAPEQGFRARFSRFYFDAGQVLVAPAGAPIAGVADLSGQTVGVALGADADALARRLLRAGANFRLRQNYDDPADALADLRAGQLDAVITDMVTALEATQGRADLRIVGALTSEPLVLAFPRSAFRLEAEVNRILDDLQRDGFFARLNEHWFGIGGAPPP
- a CDS encoding STAS domain-containing protein — encoded protein: MVTELEAEVARLRRMLERRDAIITALAEVARLLSVHLDPRTQMSQMLAVLGEAVQVSRAYIFVDLTPDDDHAVISQVAEWVAPGITPQIDNPELQNLPFTEAGFGRWERLLKQNGVVYGRVADFPASEQKLLEVQDILALVAAPIFVGQRWWGFVGFDHCTVAHSWEAVEVEALRSAAVMFGAALYRRETEDRMLAAQREALRELSTPLIPITDDVVIMPLIGVIDSSRAHMVMETLLDGVTRQQARLVILDITGVPVVDSQVAQALIQAAQAVKLLGARVMLTGIQPQIAQTLVHLGVDLSGIQTQSSLQAGIAVALQG
- a CDS encoding CBS domain-containing protein translates to MLVRDRMSAHPVTIEPESSALSALGIMQYHRLRHLPVTDANGRLVGILAERDLLLAASRYLHAGMEVSEVMSRDVFRVKPDTPIEEAALLMANHSIGSLPVVDDEGLIVGIITESDMFRALAEIVSAGRTVEQR